In bacterium, the genomic window GTGGCCGAGTCATAGACGCCATCCGGCTTCATCCACTTGGCGTGCCCGTCGAAGAAGTTGACGTTCACTCCCTCATTGTGCGGCAGCGGGGTCATCCCGGGCGTGTACGTCGCGCCATAGCCGTGGGCCGCCGAGCACGACGCCAACTGGTTGTAGTTCTCCACGATCATGAAGTGCTCGGCCGGCGATTGGAACTGGGCCAGAGGCCAGCTATTGCCGTGATGGTAGTTGAACCCGTAGCACGCGTAGAGGTTGCCGGGGACTGCGGGCGGCCGGCTCGGACACGAGAAGAGTTGAGTGTTCTTGACGTACGGCATGATGAAGTTGGGCCAGAAGTACGGATCGGGATAGCGGTAGTTGGGCGCCCGCTCGTCGTAGTCCTGGCAGTACGCCATCGTCGCGATGCCCAGTTGCTTCAGATTGCTCAGACACGAGGTCTGGCGCGCCTTCTCCCGTGCCTTGGCGAACACGGGGAAGAGGATCGCCGCGAGAATGGCGATGATGGCGATCACGACCAGCAACTCGATCAGCGTGAAACCACGGCGCGTCATGGGTCCTCACACCCTTCAGTAGATTGCCGTCGGCCCCCGGAGCCATGCTCCGACGGTCGTGGCGGCTCCCTCGTGCGTCTCTCGACATCTCGCCCGGGGGGCGCAGGGGAGGCGCTGCGCTCCCCGGGCGGTCCTCACGCTACCTCAGTACGGCCAGGCAGGATACCAGTGCAGGTCCGACGTCGGTTCTCCCGAGGAGAACTTGCTGGCCGGATACCATTTCGCGTGCCCGTCCACCAGCGCGAAGTTACTGCCGCCGTTGTGCATGTTCCGCGCGGTCGTGTCCATCGCCGCATCGGAGTTGGGCACCAGCCGGTACCGGTAGTAGTTCGAGCTCTGCGTCTCGCACAGCATGACCGTCTCGGCCGGTGACACAAAGGCGGACAGCGCCTGCTGAGGCCAGCCGTTGCTCACGGCATACGTGCATAGGTACGTGTTGGCCGGCGCGTCGGCCGGGTCGAGGGCCTTGTCCCCTGCGCTGGGGCACAGGAAGATCTGCTGGTTCTTGGTGTAGGGGACGATGTACTGGTACCAGTACGGATCGCTGACAGTCGGGACCGCCGGAGCCCCCCAGTACCCATGCCACCGCTGGGACATCTCGTCGTAGTCCTGCACGTACATCAAGCTGGCGAGGGCCAGCTGCTTGAGGTTGCTCAGACAACTGGACTGCCGCGCCTTCTCGCGGGCCTTCGCAAACACCGGGAACAGGATCGCCGCCAGAATGGCAATGATGGCGATCACCACCAGCAGTTCTATCAGTGTGAAGCCATGCTTTCTCATGTTGAGTTTCCCTTTCCTCCTGAGTGGCGAATGTAGCACCGAATGACTGCGCAAACACAACCACCGCGCCATGCTCGGGGGGCATGACGCCAGCACGTCTGCGCATGCGGTTCTCTCTCAGGCAGCAGGGAGGCTAGGGGCCACGGGGACAGGCACAGCGCCGCGCCAGCACCAGCCGGGACGGCATGATTGGCAGTACGACTGCCGGACTCGCTGCGAGGCTGGGGCCGGGACGCTGGGGTGTGGGCGGCGTCAGGCGGAACCGAACCGGATGGACCCGCTGCCGCCACAGGCGGCCGCTCTCCTGGACGAGGCGGCACCGCTCGGAAGCGTCATGGCCGCGCAGGCTGCGAAGGAACGTGTCGGGGCCTGGCGCCAACTGGTCAAGCACCAGCCCCCCGGCAGCCTGGACGGCCGGCGCGCGCGCCACCACCGCCGGGCTCGTCAGCACGACGAGGGCCACGACGGCAGCCACAAACGTCAGGGGGTAGCAGTCACGCCTCATTGCCACGCGTCCCGTCAGGTCGGACACTCCCGCCAATCGAGGTATGTCTTCGCCACGGGCACGCCGATGTCCTGCTCCGTCCTTCCCCTTCCTGCGACGAACGTCTACTCTGGCGTCAGCGTCGTCAGCGTCAGCAGGCTCTGGGCGGGCAACTCGACCGCCACCGCGCCCTGAACGACAGGGACGGGCTCCAACTGGCGGAAGCTGTCCTCCGCCGAGGTCCGCACGGCCTGCAGGCGCGTCAGGTCGGCGGGCAGCCCGCTGAGGCGGGCCGATCGTGCCGCGCCCAGGTTCGCGATGTGCACCGTCAGGGCAGCGCCCGCGCTGAAGGCGGTCACCAGCACCTTGGGGTGGTCCGAGACCGTCGTCAGCGCCTGGGAGTGGTACGGCGTCAGATTGCAGAAGTGCTTCACAAAGAAGAACCGCACCGTCGGCGTGATGCGCTCCTGTCCCTGCTCCTCCTTGCTCAGCTTGACGATGCTGTAGTCGGCGGTGAACTCCCACTGCATCGTCCCCTGTGGCCGGGCATGCAGCAGCAGCTCCTGGTACATGCGCACCTCACGGAGCGCATAGGAGGTGTTGTCGTACGCCCGTGTGCGCCAGGCGCCCGCATCCACCCCCAGCTCAGTCACCAGCAACGGCAGCTTGAGGCGCTCCGCCAGGTCGCCCCAGGCCGCATAGTCGGCGGCGCTGCCCCCGCCCCACGAGTGGAAGGCCACCGCCCCCACGTACTGCATGGCCTCCGGGTCCGCGGCCGCCGGCAGCGCGTACGTGTGGGTGCCCCGCGGCCCCGTGGCGTCCGCCAGCAGCATCCGGGTCTTGAGGCCCTGGGCCTTGAAGTACGCACCGATACGCTTGATCGCGTCCCGGTGCTCCTCCGGCGAGAAGAACACCCGCACGCCGATGTTGGCCTCGTTGAAGCAAAACAGGTCCGGCTCCACCCCGTACTGCCGCCTGGCGTACTGCAGGTACGTCCCCAGCAGCTCCAGCAGTTCGGGCCACTTGTCCGGGTGGATGCGGTGGCGGCTGTCGCGTGGCGCGGCCCCCCCATCCTCGTACAGCCAGCCGGGCAGGTCCCAGATGCTGATGACGTAGGGTCTCCCCAGGCCCTGGATCTGCTTGGCCAGCTCGAACTCCCGGCGGAGATTGCTGCCGGCCTTGTCGCGGCTCTCGAACGCCGCCCAGTCGGGAGCGCCGGGATCCTCGTTGTCGTTCTGCGGCTCCCACTCGGTCGCCGTCAGCTCCGTCCGCGCCCACGCCTGCTTCAGGTGGCTGAGTGTATACTGCGTCACGGGCGACTCGATGGCGAAGCAGTAGTTGCCGCCAAAGCCATCGAGACGGTAGCGGGGATGGCCCGGATCAACGCTCAGCTTCGCGGGCGTCGTGTCCGGCTTCAGCGTCGACGTCAGCGCCACTCGTACGGCGGTGCTCTCGCCCGGCTTCAGGCCGGCGGCCAACTGGCAGAACGCGCTGTAGGTCTCAGTCTTCCACTCCCGGTTGTCCTGCACCGTGACCGGCAGCACTCGGTCCAGCGCCACGGCCAGACTCCCGTCACCGACCGGCATGCCGCAGGTCAACGCGTCGGCCTGCCCGCGCAGGAAGTGCCGGGCCGCCGGCGGGTCCACGGGCATCGTGGCCGCGGCCACTGCGGTTCCCCCGGCGGTCAGCGCCGCCTCCCCGCCGCGGAAGCGGTCCTGCGGCAGGTCCAGCCACAGGTACACACCATCTAGGTCCACCGCCGCTTCGGCGGTCACCCGCATCTCGACGACCACCTGGCCCCCCTGTTCCGACACCGTC contains:
- a CDS encoding DUF1559 domain-containing protein codes for the protein MTRRGFTLIELLVVIAIIAILAAILFPVFAKAREKARQTSCLSNLKQLGIATMAYCQDYDERAPNYRYPDPYFWPNFIMPYVKNTQLFSCPSRPPAVPGNLYACYGFNYHHGNSWPLAQFQSPAEHFMIVENYNQLASCSAAHGYGATYTPGMTPLPHNEGVNVNFFDGHAKWMKPDGVYDSATKLHGFAPWHYWPNGDSNHVKP
- a CDS encoding DUF1559 domain-containing protein yields the protein MRKHGFTLIELLVVIAIIAILAAILFPVFAKAREKARQSSCLSNLKQLALASLMYVQDYDEMSQRWHGYWGAPAVPTVSDPYWYQYIVPYTKNQQIFLCPSAGDKALDPADAPANTYLCTYAVSNGWPQQALSAFVSPAETVMLCETQSSNYYRYRLVPNSDAAMDTTARNMHNGGSNFALVDGHAKWYPASKFSSGEPTSDLHWYPAWPY